The window GCATCTGTACAACCTTTTGATAAGACAAGGAGAAATAGCTAACAATAGATTACTACTCACCATAACAAATTGGGTAAGAAATTAATGGTGATTTACCTTTACAAAATGAAACAGGTGTTAGTGCAATCAGCCTCCAAAGTTTCGATCTTTGACAATAcacctaagtctggtcagtttgaccaagggtgtTATCCAAACATGACCTGATGTTTGGATGTGAGTGAAGTGACCAGATGACTAGTAAAGAAAAGTCTAGTcatgactagatgactagcaagggaaAATCATAACGGGAAGTTAGGCGGATGAGAAGgctactgagtgactagttctaattagaggttaggtaaaggaaagtcataATTGAAGATTAGGCAAGTGAGAAGTCTACCCAGTGACTAATCCTAACGGGAGGCTAGGCAAGGGTAAGTTCAAGCGAGTTTGGAGGACTGGAGGCTTGGCAAAGGGAAATCTTGGGGAGTGAACCTTAGGTGGTGAAATCCTAAAGAGTAGACATTAGGTTGTAAAGTTTTGGAGGAGTTGACTCCAAGTAAAAGATAAGCCTAGGTAGACTTACAGGATCAGGCTAGATTACTTACTTGTGTTTTGTATGGCTGTTTTACAGGAACCTAGAGCTGGAAGCAAAACAGAGAGCAAACAAATGCAATCGGATACAACTAGACCAAGTTTGGGGTGAATCGGACTCGACTCAGGTCTAACCGGACCCCAACTGGTTCCCATCAATTCGGTAGACCAAATGGGTTCGGTAGACCAATCCCAAGGATTAATAGACCGATTGGGTTCGATTGACCAGGTTTGAGTTCAGACTCAAATTGGTGACTTGGCTTGGTTCGGTCAATTGGAAAAATCAGTTCGATCGACTAACTGGGTTAGGTTGACCAGATTGCTGAGTTGTCAAAGAAGTTGACATGGAAGCTTTTGTGGAAAAGATCATGTTCAACTTTATGATTAAGATGAGGATAAGGATAAGATAGATGATGTGAATAAAGATAAGGGTTGACCTAGATATGGTGTCATCCAGATAAGAGTTGATGCAAATAAGGATATGATCCAACTCTAAAAAAGGAGACGAAGACTCTATATTCAAGTACAACAATTTCATACTTCTCTTCTAGCGGTGCATTGCGCTCAGGACTTTTGAACACTATAAGTTTGCTTTGATTTATTGTATCTATGCTTTAATTTATTATCTTTGTGTTTGATACAAATATGTAAGCGGTATCTCCGCCTCCGAAAAAATTCCGAAAATGAGGGCTTGGATGTACTGACCCTGGAACCAAGTAAACGCTTGTAccttttgttattgtttttatatttCCGTCGCTAACTCTTGTGATAGAACAAACACACGACGAAACAAAAAACAAGCAACAAATCAAGATTCAACAGCATTTTGTTTTATAGACACTGTGCTTGTTGAGATACTAGAGAAATGGGTCTACATACACCAACTGTATACTTATAATGGAACAGTAGAGATGGGGTTGGAGGTGAGGGGTTCAGTGAGGGTTGGTGACAAGGGGCTCAGTGAGGGTGAGTGGAGCAGGTGACAATGACACAGATTAGTTGAGGAATAGGAGAGTGATACATCAGCAGGCATAAGAAGAAAATCATAACAGCAGTAGCTCATTTTCAACTTGAGAATAACTCAATAAAGATGCATAACCAAATTTGGTGTTAGCTTATTGTGAACTGGTTCCAAAGAGTAAATAAAACAGAGACCCCGAAGACTTGTGACATAATAGGAAAAGAGAtccataaaaaaatcaaaaagagtTAGATCATCAAGAGTTGACAAAAGGGAAGGGTAAATGAGAGAATGATAAGGAATGCTATCCCCTTTCTAAATATATGGACATATCCAAATGAAACATCATACTATGAGCCACACTGAAAATGCAATGGTTCTTTCATTTGGAAATCTCTAAGATGATTGACAGACTGAGATAGAAAATGATGGCATGACAGCAACCTACGCAATAGATAGGTGTTTGAACTTTTGTCTCATCTCTCTAATTGATTAGAGCAGCCACAATGAAGCAATATGGGTGAGAGCTTGACACAACCACCTCTCTGGATCAATGAGTATCACGAGCAAAAAGTAATGAAGCAAATGTAATGCAAGAGCAGTGTGAAGGACATGGGCAAGAATATTGGAATTAGAGGATGATTGAGCTATGTTATCAATGATTGAACACTGTGAAGTCATTAAGGGAATCCAAAAACACAGGCAGCCAAAACAATGGATggataaaatatgaaataatataCGACAAGTCAACAAGTTCATCTTATTCTCTGCGAAGAGAAGCAAAATCATCCTGAACTAGTGGATCCTCTTGTTTTGTCTCATACTAgcacataaaatataaaatatttcatatctccTTGGTTGTAGTGAGAAAGTTAATGGAGGAAGCAATGATCTTTggtagcagatatcaaaatatcATAAAAACTTGAAGGAAAACCAGGAGGATAAAATCCAAAGGCTAATAAATAGTGAAGAGAAAACCTTTTATTTCATTGAGAAAAATATAAGAACGAAATCTAGGGTTTAGGGATAACACAACTCCATGCTCTAATCATAGGGAGAGGGCTCTAATCATAGGGAGAGGATGAAtagggaagagaaaaaaaatagagtgGTAGAGGgataaaaggggaataaagagGAGTGAGAAGCTGACCAacagatgtgtgtgtgtgtgtgtgtgtgtgtgtgtgtgagagagagagagagagagagagagagagagagttgggCAGGTGTAAATTTGAGGAGCAACAATGGTGGTGGAAGAGAGCAAAAGTCTCTAGATCTCTCTAACTAGAGGAAAAGTGCAATTGAATTAACTACAAAAGtgaaaaattatataatatatacAATGACTAGAAAAACAATTAATAGTCAAATAAGTAAACCTAAGATAGATTAATTAACATCAAAAGCGCAATAAACCCTTGAATTTATATGCACAATCTACCTTCAAGACAGCAAGGTCTTTAGCACGATTTGCTCCAACCAGTCTACCCTCAAAAGTCTTCTGTAACCTTTTAAGAAATGAAGATGTTGATTATGATTAATggataataattattaataaggTTCATCATCTCACACTAATTGATAACAAACAATGAGTTGCTATTTTTACTAAGAATTAGGCAAGATATTTCACCCTTCAGCGACGAGAATGTTCACACGTGCAACAACTTGACCGGGACCTGGGCTCCTTGAAAGAGCATTGCCAACCACTTGAAGTGGACATGAAAGAGATAAGAGCAAGATGAACAAAAAGAAACTGTATATAAGAAAAAGACATAATGCCACAATAACTGATTCATCCATCAATATTACTAAACAACAgagtattattattttaaaatccaaATGATAGGAAAAAGGAATAAATTTTTAAGGGGACAACTTGCACAGTTGCACATTAATTCAAATGCTTCCATCATATTACTTATCAATGCTATACTATATTGAGAGCTCTTACCATGATAATTTGTCACAATGTGACCATTATCGTCCCAAACAACTCCCGATCCGTTTCCTTCAGGCACCTAGAAAGTAAATACTGAGAAAGAATCATATGAAACCTGCGGTAATCAACTCGTAAGATCATTAATTTGTGCAATATCTGCAGCTattcaaattataataaatatgctAAGACAAAATTTTTTTGGGACAATCTTAGCATAGGACCATCCTTCAAAAGAGAATCTACAAAAAGGAACTTCTATACCTCAATAGAGCCAGTTGCATTAAGTCGTGGTCGTAGTGTTACATCAAAGATGTTAACGACAGAgtaagtgttcttctcaaaaatctCCACAGTTCGTTCCTTTCAGCACAATATGAAATGAATTAGCAGAGGATTACAGGTTAAAGATCAAAAACAATTGTGTGAAATGGCAGCCATAAAAATGTTAATATACATACTTCGGAAGGAAAGAGCGGCCCAGATAAGAAAACACGAGAAGCAACATCTTCAGTTGTCACAGATGAGTCGCCCAGTGCATGTGCAACTATCATAAAAGAAGATAAAAACTATTTAGgatcataataaaatttattcGAGATAGATTACCAGCACAAACGTTACATTGATAGAAGAGAAAAGACAGGCAGAACGAAGCCTAGAGAATCAATAAAGAATGAAGAAATTTGTTAACATTTGTTAGCATAGCTAATATAATGCACAGTTCAGACAGAGAAAGGCAACAAAGCGACCACTGGTAACAGACTGAATCAGGGAGaggtaaaataataaaacattacTTTTAATCTTCATTTATGCACATTAGACAATTTCATAGATGATGTATTAAATTAGCTAATCTAATGCTAAATTTTACATCTATCAATAATACAATAATATTAACTATAATAGTTCTCAATTGCACAGGCATTTTACTTCACGTGATTTCATTTTTTAGGTGACAATAACATATGAGCTTCAATGGCTCCTTCAATTCACTGCAATCTACAATGTCTGTGGCCATTTTTATAATGAAAGCGAAGTACTTCTTGTTGTTTTTATGTTTCCCTGGGATCTGTATCTTATTTGCCTTCTGTTGCAGGTTCTCCCCATCAACTTTGTTAACTAGCTTAGCAAGTGAGACCATCGGTGGTGGGAATGAAATAACCTAATAGCTATCTTCTGCTCGTGATTATCCTAATGCTTCATGCTGTTTTGATATATGATTTTTGAGTCGTATTGCGTTTTGACCTCATCTCTTTATCACTTCTTAGCTACAATGAAGTATTGATCTGCTCTTTTGAGCATCCGAGAGTTTTCAAGAAGACCACTAGGGTATTTTCTGAATTGAAGTCCTCACTGAATATTGAATTGTACGACCTGTATGTCAACCTCTGGGATAGTCTGATCTTTTGCAGTGGCATGTAGCAGCCAATAACCCGCAAATTCTTTCAGTTATCAACTACAAGAAAAGCAGTTAAGCAAGTTGCATTTAAGTTGGGCAAAGCAAGCATTGGTATCTCTAGAAAACCCAAAACCATTTTGAGTGTTCCTCGAGAGGGACACAGTGAAAACCTTGCACATGGGCATCAGAAGCTACATAGAGAACCCTTTGGGATAGGTGATCCCCAATATGTTCCATTATTTCAATGGTATAGCTTGAATACAAGGACATGGATGGCTCATTGCTATGCATTTGTTGAAGGGGAGGTTGCATTATTTGACGATTGGCCAACAAATGCATAGCAATGAGCCATCCATGGGCTAAAGTGGTACCATACTGTCAGGACAGGAATGCCCGTATACCAACTCTGAGATGCCAATAGACATCTACGTCTAATTTGTGAGGTTAGACACTTGAGTGTGATTCTGTTGTCAACATCTCCTTGGATGCCTGCCAATGACAAGCCATCATTGTAACAGTGGAGTGATATTGAGAAAAGCAAGATCTCGTGTAGCTCACAAATACATCACGAATGTCACAAACATTGGGGGTGCGATGTTTATTGTCCATATTGGTATTCCATGGCTAGTTCTCAAATAAGTCCTCTTTTTTGTCTTGCTGGGGGTAAGATTTGAATTTGGTTTGACTCACCATGAGCCAATGCCAAGTGAGTCCTTGAAGGAGAAGTTAGAAATGCAGAGAAAGAGTCCAGTGGGATCTCTCTAATTGCCAGTTGGGGATAAAGGGAATGCTAAGTGGTAAGAAAGATTAATTTCTATGTTTTATGGAAATTACATTCTCTAGGAGCCAGATGTTCTTGTATGGCATCTCAAGTTTTCCAATCATGGCCATGGGCTTCCTTGTCGTGACCCTTATTTTTCCAATAGTAATATTATCTTGGCAATCCCTCCTTGTCACCTCATTTGCGAGCAGCAAATAGAATAGTTTGATGGTCAAGGTTCTGATTTGCTGTCAAAGTCATCACCTATCAGTTACGCAGGAATGCCATCTTAGATAAAATCCACACCCACCTCTTATGGAGGTTCCCTTCAAGCTCATCATCCAGGCTTGAATTCAAGGAGCATTTACAGCCCAATCCCAACCCATTGCACCAGTCTGGCGTAAGAAGCAACCAACTTGTAGGCCCCATCCAGGCCTATGTTTATCAATATATAACATTTCTTGTATACTATGCCTATAACTTTTCTCGTTGGTGTATTAGCATACTATCCTGGTCTATATACTTCACAGTCAATCTGAACATTTTCAGACTACAAGTCACCTAGCAAACAAATTAGATGATGTACAACTGAGTGAAGAATTTGTAGGTATGTATTTTTAGCAGTGCAAAAAACTAGTAAAAAATTATTCAGCATTCCAAACTAGAGCTGTGATGATGAGTATTGAAGAACAATGATCGCGATAAAAAGTATATATATGTGTTTATAGAAATGCATATTCAAGCGTCCCAAACTATAGAGCTGTTATACTGAAGCATGATGCTGGTAATAAAAATTACTTAAGTAGCCCCAACTACAAACTGTTGGGATGATGTACTGAAGCACATCATTTGCAATATCATGAAAATATATACAGTGACAACCTGAAAGATGCTTTGTTGTGTGCAAGAATAGTGAGAAAGTTGTGGTAGAAAACAGCACCCGTCGGGTAGTGAATGGAAAAAGAGAGAACATTATTTCCGTGAGGTCAAGTGACTGCTCTTCAGTTGatctagaatattaaaaaaaaatagaaaattaccaAGGGTTAGGCAGAGAAAACTAAATATAAGAGTTTCAGAATCTGAAAACACAGTAACATTTTCCTGCAGATGTGTGCGATATTGTATACAAACTAGCCATCATGAATTTGAATACTGTGGCTCACAGAAGGCTGATAAGTTCTTCAATTTGAGAAGAATTGAGGCCTTAATATTGAAATCAACACGTCAAGGAAATAAGTCGTCCATAGAACATAAACAATCTAAAAGAACTGATTCAACTGCAGATTAATAGAGCCAGTAAATTTTTCgtaaatatgaaaaattataCCAAGTTGTAAAACCAGGGTGTCTTTCCTCataaatattcaaaaaaaaaaacatctatatggaaagattttaaaacttctctaaacACAAGTTAATAACTGAAGGAATCTCTTGATCCTATCAACCTCTGAAATACTATTAGCAGATGAGAATATAGTGCAATATACTACCTACTAGCAATTGATAATAGGAGTCAAATATTTGtacaaagtaaaagaaaattagaaAGCGACTATTTCTTAAATAACCCAAAGGAATATATCAATTAATACAAGCAATCCATGCATAAATTTTCATTTATCACTCAACGTATCAAATTAGTCACTCTAAGGGATCTATAACTCACctaagaaattcaaaatttaaggtAATCTACATAACCTAGTCAATTTAGGTACCATGCCAGAAGTAACATGGATACAAATTGGACTTTATCACCTAAGCATATGTGGCCTGAGTATGTGATATGCCTACAACATTGCCTAAGCTTATGCAGGCACGAAAGCATCATAAGCAACTGCTTTTTATAAAAGGGTAATTATTATGCAATGTAATATTGTTTGGTTTAAGAAACCGCCCAGAATTTCATTTCAATAAGCTATCTCCGAAAAGGAGTTTGGAAAATGGAAAgttatagcaaaagaaaaatGTTGTCTCCGTGTCTTTTGGGCTTCTCCATGAAACGAAGATTATCTTTTACATGAAGGATGATCGAGCATTAGCGCACGAACATTATAAAAGATAGATTATTCCCAAAACAAATATTTCCATTAACATCCTGAGGCATAAGTGAAAGCTAAGCAACTCGAGGCATAAGCAAGAGCTGGGCCAATATCTACAAGGTTTACCTAGAGGCAAGGTGGAGGTCAGGAGCGGGCGTGGTGGCTCGTCGCGACGAGATGGAGGAGACGCTATTGCTGAGGAGCTCTCGCCGGCCGACGCAACTCGGATCCCGGAAAACACGGAGTGGCGGTCGATTGGAAGCCAACACACTCATTTTTAGAAGAAATCAAAACCTTCTTCGGAGATcgcagagagagagaaagagagaggaaTGGATCGGAAAAAAGGGCTAGGGTTCGTAAATCGTACGGGAGAAGAGAAGACTTGTGCGAGTGGATCTGTGGATATGGGTTCAATTCTATAGAACTTGGCGTTGCAGCGCCCGCAGATATTTTGGCGCTTTTCTACAActggtattttagattttttgagaaattttttattctccTCTACCCAGTTGTACAATTTTTTTCTTTGTTTCACCTCTTTAAATTCAATATTGCAATTTACCGTCTAATTTTCATATCCattttaaactaaaataaaataattccaAGAACAAAGCGTAGTTGAACTTAAGATTATGtcttaataaatatttattttttaaataattattattcaaatttatttcaaCAGTATTACCATTATCGTGAACCAGACCaataatactttaaataaagTTAAATTACGTTTATATAAAAATGGCTAAACACACAGAAATGTACTTTATTCTTCACCTTGTTTCTTCTTCACCTTCCCTttatctctcttcttcctctcgtcGCCTTCCCTTCCTGTCCTTCAAACCCTAGCCTTCGATCCCGGCAGCGCGCGTTTCTTCTTGGGGGAAGGCAAACGATTGACCCCTGTCGAGGCATAGGTTTGATCCAGAGCCACTGGGGGCGGTCTCCATCTATAAATTCGAGGAAAAGGGGACGGCAACCCACCGCGGAGAAGATGAGCGCACAGAAGAGGCGCACTTTTAAGATCGAGGCGTTCAAGCACCGGGTGGAGATCGACCCCAAGTATGCCGAACGGACATGGAAGGTGTTAGAGCATGCCATCCATGAGATTTACAATCACAACGCAAGCGGGCTAAGCTTTGAGGAGCTGTACAGGTTCGGCGATTTTCTTACTTTTTCATTAATCTCCGTAATCGGATCTTGTTTATTTTGTTAACTGttatatagtatttttttttccgCTAAAATGTGCTTGTTTTTTAATTGAAACCCCGCCTACATATTTGCATAAAGATTTTAGTTTCGAGAAACGAGACTCTCAGAAATATAACGCTGTCAGATTTCAGATATTCTTTTACCATTGGCACACTAGATGTTTCTCACAGCTACTGCTTCTAGTCTGTTGTCATGTAAGTGTACACCGAGTTCGCAACGTATTCTGATGATTATATTGCGTGTTTCATTGCTTGCTATTTAAGAGTATTAATATGCAATCGCCCTTCCCATGATTGAATTCATGTTTCCAGGTTAATATTGCTTTAACCATCTAGCAGTGATATTGTATTAATCGGTTGGCCTGTAATCTACTAAGCTATCTGTTTGGCATACCAGTAAACTTCAAATGAAGAATTTTTCTAAAAGTGAGTGAAATTGTTGTCTGCAATATCCAATTCAAGCTACTTGCTGCAACAAATATCTGAAACTCTCCATCTCAGACATTGAATTCTATGTTCTCTTTGTCTGTCTCATATTGCATGCACTTGCATGTTAGCCATTACCACTGCTAGATGATTTCAGTATGTGATTTATTTTGTAACACTATGTAGATCAGAGCTAAGCCCGACTGAGTTTTTCAAGTATAGTATGTGTAGAAGAATAATATGCATGACTCCTAGAATCAAGtgatggaagttaaaggatggaaaataAAGTATCTTTAAGGAGAGGGTAGAATCACAAGTATCaagagaaatacatggtcactcatatacgacatgggataagatggctTCAAATTTGACAACGGTGGGCAAGAGTGTACTTGGTGAGTAAAGAAGATGGGTACcaccaaataaaaaaatttgatggCAGAATGAGGAAGTAcaagagaaaatgaggaaaaaaGAACAACTTATACACTTGTAAGGACaaagaaacttttaaaaatatgcATTAACTAAGAAAGAGGTCAAGAAAGCAATGAGTGAAGCCAAGAATGAAGTTTTTGAATGCTTGTACTGACAACTTAAtacaaaagaaggaaaaaggaacaACTATAAATAGCTAAAGTGTGAACAGAGGAAAACAAGACATTATTCAAATAAGATACATTAAAGATGTACTACTAAAAGATaaggaaataaaaatttgatacaagtggtatttcatcatttttttaataaatgttgAGGCAGCCAACTTAGCTTAGGAAATTTAAGTAGCTCAggtaaatataaatttttaaatttttatcagaGAATTCGAATTTTAGAAGCAGAACATGCATTAAATgagatgaaaaataaataaatggttGGATCAGGTaatattccaatagaggtatgaaagtgcctAGAGAAACATAGCTTACGAAGTTATTCAACTTGAAAAAATGTTGAGCAATAGAAGTTAAAGGTTTTAGGCTCAATAgagtaaagacagaatatatggaattttaAGTTTAGTTTGTAGTAAGACATGTAatgaccaataaatgttccaTTTAGGagatgtgaaattatgacaaatacgCACATCAAACAAGAAAGAGGTAGACCAAAAGAGATTTGTtagaaacaataaaataagataaaatttatttaag is drawn from Zingiber officinale cultivar Zhangliang chromosome 1B, Zo_v1.1, whole genome shotgun sequence and contains these coding sequences:
- the LOC122055221 gene encoding protease Do-like 8, chloroplastic is translated as MSVLASNRPPLRVFRDPSCVGRRELLSNSVSSISSRRATTPAPDLHLASRSTEEQSLDLTEIMFSLFPFTTRRVLFSTTTFSLFLHTTKHLSVAHALGDSSVTTEDVASRVFLSGPLFPSEERTVEIFEKNTYSVVNIFDVTLRPRLNATGSIEVPEGNGSGVVWDDNGHIVTNYHVVGNALSRSPGPGQVVARVNILVAEGRLQKTFEGRLVGANRAKDLAVLKVDAPAEFLKPINLGQSSSLRVGQQCLAIGNPFGFDHTLTVGVISGLNRDISSKTGATIGGGIQTDAAINPGNSGGPLLDSKGNMIGINTAIFTNTGASAGVGFAIPSSTVLRIVPQLIQFGKVVRAGLNAEIAPDPIANQLNVRNGALVLQVPGNSIAAQAGLLPTTRGLAGNIVLGDIIVAVNDKPVRSRADLLKAFEEYNVGDTVLLKIQRDE